From Halotia branconii CENA392, the proteins below share one genomic window:
- a CDS encoding HlyD family secretion protein — translation MSNNTLNGRKSQIPILEKPEIIDIDTVTPETSAKLEAPETEVHPQPETPKEVAPKKKKPIALIVAALGIGAIAAGSFGYRYWQYASIHEQTDNATVTGNVHQVSSRIPGTIAQVLVNDNQLVQPGEILVKLDPRDYQSKVQQATAALENARSQAQAAQANIALAAQTTSGKTTQAQGDVSSAVAAISTAQAAVKEAQAGIPAAQAEVKLAQAGIPAAQAEVAQANANLQKAQADYNRYKQLYQEGAIARQQLDTAKAAYDVASAQKNAAIQGVEQAQAKLASAKVGTAKAQSVLAQAQEGVTSAQAKLAASRGGLQQATAGGQDTTVKRSQYEAAKAAIAQAEASLKDAQLQLSYTNITAPSAGRVGNKHVEVGNRVQAGTPLMAIVDNQKWVVANFKETQLENMRPGEPVEIKLDAFPHHAFSGHVDSISPASGAEFALLPPDNATGNFTKIVQRIPVKIVLDQKSIQGYERRITPGMSAEVAVEVK, via the coding sequence ATGAGCAACAACACTCTCAACGGGCGCAAAAGCCAAATACCAATTTTAGAAAAACCAGAGATTATTGATATAGATACAGTGACTCCAGAGACTTCTGCAAAGCTAGAAGCGCCTGAAACCGAGGTACATCCGCAGCCAGAAACACCCAAAGAGGTTGCACCGAAGAAGAAAAAACCGATTGCCTTGATTGTGGCAGCATTAGGTATCGGCGCGATCGCCGCAGGTAGTTTTGGCTATCGCTACTGGCAGTATGCTTCTATTCATGAGCAAACAGATAACGCTACAGTTACGGGTAATGTTCACCAAGTTAGTAGCCGGATTCCTGGAACTATTGCTCAGGTACTGGTAAATGATAACCAACTTGTGCAACCAGGAGAAATTTTAGTAAAACTAGATCCACGGGATTATCAAAGTAAAGTACAACAAGCAACAGCTGCCCTAGAAAATGCTCGTAGTCAAGCGCAAGCAGCCCAAGCAAATATCGCCTTAGCTGCACAAACAACTAGTGGTAAAACAACTCAGGCGCAAGGAGATGTCAGCAGTGCTGTCGCCGCTATTTCCACAGCACAAGCAGCAGTAAAAGAAGCGCAAGCAGGGATACCAGCTGCCCAAGCTGAAGTTAAGCTAGCCCAAGCGGGAATACCCGCAGCCCAAGCCGAGGTAGCACAAGCAAATGCCAATTTACAGAAAGCCCAAGCGGATTACAATCGCTATAAGCAGTTATATCAAGAAGGTGCGATTGCTCGTCAGCAGTTAGATACAGCCAAAGCAGCTTATGATGTGGCCTCAGCACAAAAAAATGCTGCGATTCAGGGAGTAGAACAAGCACAAGCTAAATTAGCGTCGGCAAAAGTTGGCACAGCCAAAGCCCAGTCTGTACTAGCGCAAGCCCAAGAAGGAGTAACCAGCGCTCAAGCTAAACTGGCAGCATCTAGAGGGGGATTACAACAAGCTACTGCCGGAGGACAAGATACAACTGTCAAACGTAGTCAGTACGAAGCGGCAAAAGCAGCGATCGCCCAGGCAGAAGCATCACTTAAAGACGCACAATTACAACTTTCCTACACTAATATTACTGCTCCCAGTGCCGGACGGGTGGGTAATAAACACGTAGAAGTTGGCAACCGGGTACAAGCGGGAACACCATTAATGGCGATCGTTGATAACCAAAAATGGGTAGTTGCGAATTTCAAAGAAACCCAATTGGAAAATATGAGGCCAGGAGAACCTGTAGAAATCAAGCTGGATGCTTTTCCTCATCACGCCTTTAGCGGACATGTTGACAGTATTTCGCCAGCTTCCGGCGCTGAGTTTGCCTTGTTACCACCAGATAATGCTACAGGTAACTTTACTAAAATCGTACAACGCATCCCAGTGAAAATAGTTTTAGACCAAAAAAGCATTCAAGGATATGAAAGGCGGATTACTCCTGGAATGTCTGCGGAAGTTGCAGTTGAAGTTAAGTAA
- a CDS encoding DHA2 family efflux MFS transporter permease subunit — protein MADTEVIDQQEQNFAAPPNRVPLRTWIGVLASMLGAFMAVLDIQITNSSLQDIQASLGATLEEGSWISTAYLVAEIIVIPLTGWLSRVFSLRRYLIVNTILFIFFSICCAWAWNLNSMIVFRALQGFCGGVLIPSALTIVLTNLPPAKQSVGLAAFAISAVFAPSIGPTLGGWLTENFSWEYSFYINLIPGVLMLSGVWYGVKQQRPQLNLLKQGDWWGIFSMAIGLGSLQVVLEEGSRKDWFGSALIVRLSAIAVIFLAIFFFIELTRKQPFINLRLVLNRNFGLASIVNVSLGVGLYGSIYILPLYLAQIQKYNALQIGEVLMWAGIPQLFIIPFLPKLMQRIDVRFMVAIGVALFSVSAFMNSGMTYQTGLDQLRWSQIVRAMGQPLIMVPLTSIATAGLNPKEAGSASGLFNMMRNLGGSIGIALLATLLTNREQFHSNRLGETVSLFDPETQQRIDQMTQYFVSRGSDLSTASDQAIKAIDNIVRREAYVMAFNDCFYFIGIALLLSGLAILFFKKVKNTGGAVAH, from the coding sequence ATGGCTGATACTGAGGTAATTGATCAGCAAGAGCAAAATTTTGCTGCACCACCAAATCGTGTACCGTTAAGAACCTGGATTGGTGTATTAGCTAGTATGCTTGGTGCATTTATGGCGGTACTGGATATTCAAATTACCAATTCTTCGCTACAAGATATTCAAGCAAGTTTAGGAGCAACTTTAGAAGAAGGTTCTTGGATTTCTACTGCCTATCTCGTAGCAGAAATTATAGTAATTCCTTTGACTGGATGGTTGTCGCGGGTTTTTTCCTTACGACGTTATTTAATAGTTAATACTATATTATTTATCTTCTTTTCTATATGCTGTGCCTGGGCATGGAATCTCAATTCTATGATTGTTTTTCGGGCCTTGCAAGGCTTTTGTGGAGGAGTTTTAATTCCCTCAGCTTTGACAATAGTGTTGACAAATTTGCCTCCAGCTAAACAATCAGTTGGGCTAGCTGCATTTGCTATCAGTGCAGTTTTTGCACCATCAATCGGACCAACCTTAGGAGGCTGGTTGACAGAAAACTTTAGTTGGGAATATAGCTTTTATATTAATTTAATACCTGGAGTTTTAATGTTATCTGGGGTTTGGTACGGTGTTAAACAACAAAGACCCCAATTGAATTTATTAAAACAAGGTGACTGGTGGGGAATTTTTTCAATGGCTATCGGCTTAGGTTCTCTACAAGTTGTCTTAGAAGAAGGTAGCCGTAAAGATTGGTTTGGTTCAGCATTGATTGTCCGCTTAAGTGCGATCGCAGTAATTTTTCTCGCAATATTTTTCTTTATAGAATTAACTCGCAAACAACCATTTATTAATTTACGGCTTGTATTGAATCGTAATTTTGGTTTAGCCAGTATTGTAAATGTTTCACTAGGGGTAGGATTATATGGTTCGATTTATATTTTACCTTTGTATCTAGCTCAAATTCAAAAATACAATGCCCTGCAAATTGGTGAAGTATTAATGTGGGCTGGTATTCCCCAATTATTTATTATTCCTTTCCTTCCCAAATTGATGCAACGTATTGATGTGCGTTTTATGGTTGCAATTGGCGTAGCTTTATTTTCTGTAAGTGCATTTATGAACTCTGGAATGACTTACCAAACAGGATTAGATCAATTACGGTGGTCGCAAATTGTACGAGCAATGGGACAACCGTTAATTATGGTTCCGTTGACTTCCATTGCCACTGCTGGATTGAATCCCAAAGAAGCTGGTTCGGCAAGTGGTTTATTTAATATGATGCGGAATCTAGGTGGTTCTATAGGAATTGCATTATTAGCAACTTTATTAACTAACAGAGAGCAATTTCACTCGAATAGATTGGGAGAGACAGTATCTTTATTTGATCCAGAAACTCAACAGCGAATTGACCAAATGACACAGTATTTTGTTAGCCGAGGATCGGATTTAAGTACAGCTAGTGATCAAGCTATTAAAGCCATTGATAATATTGTTCGTCGTGAAGCTTATGTAATGGCTTTTAATGATTGTTTTTACTTTATTGGCATTGCTTTATTACTGAGTGGATTAGCGATTTTATTCTTTAAAAAAGTGAAGAATACAGGCGGTGCTGTTGCTCATTAA
- the pgsA gene encoding CDP-diacylglycerol--glycerol-3-phosphate 3-phosphatidyltransferase, which translates to MTLPNWITFSRLLGVPFLLYGLYNPTSQARWICLAIFLVAALTDWLDGYLARKLNQVSDLGKFLDPLVDKFLVLAPLMVLIELGQVPAWGVFLILARELAIAGWRVNQTTITGANIWGKLKTISQIIAIALLIAPLSEVWQTPSIIAFWLSVALTLISGVIYLLPPKVSTAEPIK; encoded by the coding sequence ATGACTTTACCCAATTGGATTACTTTCTCTCGCTTACTCGGTGTCCCATTTCTGCTTTATGGCTTGTACAACCCTACATCGCAAGCAAGATGGATATGTTTGGCGATTTTTCTCGTTGCGGCATTAACTGATTGGTTAGATGGTTATTTAGCAAGAAAACTTAATCAAGTTAGCGATTTGGGCAAATTTCTTGATCCCTTGGTGGATAAATTTTTGGTACTTGCACCATTGATGGTGTTGATTGAATTAGGACAGGTTCCTGCTTGGGGAGTATTTTTGATTTTAGCGCGGGAGTTAGCGATCGCAGGTTGGCGGGTGAATCAAACCACGATTACAGGGGCTAATATTTGGGGTAAACTCAAAACCATTAGTCAAATCATCGCGATCGCTCTTTTGATTGCCCCTCTTTCAGAAGTCTGGCAAACTCCATCTATAATTGCTTTTTGGCTTTCTGTCGCCCTAACTTTAATATCTGGAGTGATTTATCTTTTACCGCCAAAAGTTAGTACTGCTGAACCTATAAAATAA
- a CDS encoding glycoside hydrolase family 31 protein, giving the protein MPQYFGQLHTTEAPWSTLGAVQAIQQNDRCIIFKCGDPCLSITVLAPNLIRVRMTPTGEFLPRRSWAVAQADVEWPAVPFEVRETADTIEITTEQLSIVVSRDPCRIQCFDSTGKPFAQDADLGMGWRTGAIAAWKQIATDEHFYGFGEPTGLLDQRSKVRTNWTSDALDYGITTDSMYQAIPFFIALRPGLGYGVFFNTTFWSRFDLGAQQPGVWQMETQGGELDYYIIYGPEPAKILQTYTQLTGRMPLPPRWSLGYHQCRWSYESQDIIRKLADEFRQRRIPCDVIHFDIDYMKGYRVFTWSPKRFANPEELILDLKQDGFKVVTIIDPGVKYEPEADYQVFDEGLKNDYFIRKTNGELFHGYVWPDKAVFPDFLRPEVRDWWGSWQSNLTDIGVAGIWNDMNEPALDDRPFGDPGNKISFPLDTLQGSTNEKATHAETHNLYGLNMAQASYQGTQKSRPTERSFVLTRSGYAGIQRWSAVWTGDNQSLWEHLEMSLSMLCNLGLSGVAFVGSDIGGFAGNATAELFARWMQVGMLYPLMRGHSALTTAQHEPWVFGDRIEKICREYIELRYRLLPYIYTLFWSAATTGSPILCPLLYHFPNDPKTFTLSDQVMLGSSLLAAPIYRPGVEHRAVYLPEGDWYDWWSGEKFTGPTHILAYAPLERMPLYVCGGSIIPMTPVMQYVDERPLDQMRLRIWMGTGEFTLYEDDGHSFEYKTGGFCTTTYRVDSIGQQTIVEIGAREGNFSPLRREVVVELVGVGEQSFIDDGAAHQLTFSI; this is encoded by the coding sequence ATGCCGCAATATTTCGGACAGTTACATACAACTGAAGCGCCTTGGTCAACTTTAGGTGCAGTGCAAGCAATACAACAAAATGATCGCTGTATTATCTTTAAGTGTGGCGACCCCTGTCTGAGCATTACTGTGTTAGCACCGAACTTAATTCGGGTACGAATGACACCAACTGGAGAATTTTTACCCAGGCGATCGTGGGCTGTGGCACAGGCGGATGTAGAATGGCCTGCTGTGCCGTTTGAGGTACGAGAAACAGCAGACACTATAGAAATTACAACCGAGCAACTGTCCATTGTCGTATCCCGCGATCCTTGTCGTATTCAATGCTTCGACTCTACAGGAAAACCCTTTGCTCAAGATGCAGACTTAGGGATGGGGTGGCGGACTGGTGCGATCGCGGCATGGAAACAAATTGCAACTGATGAACATTTCTATGGTTTTGGTGAACCCACTGGCTTGCTTGATCAGCGCTCAAAAGTGAGAACTAATTGGACATCAGATGCCTTAGATTACGGTATTACGACCGACAGTATGTATCAGGCGATTCCCTTTTTCATCGCCTTGCGTCCTGGATTGGGTTACGGGGTATTCTTCAATACGACTTTTTGGAGCCGATTTGATTTAGGCGCACAGCAACCTGGAGTTTGGCAGATGGAAACTCAAGGAGGTGAACTAGATTACTACATTATTTACGGGCCAGAACCTGCAAAAATTTTGCAAACTTACACCCAGCTAACCGGACGGATGCCTTTACCGCCGCGATGGTCATTAGGTTATCACCAATGTCGTTGGAGTTATGAGTCACAAGATATAATCCGTAAACTTGCAGATGAATTTCGTCAGCGCCGCATTCCCTGTGATGTGATTCATTTTGATATTGACTATATGAAAGGCTATCGGGTTTTTACCTGGAGTCCGAAACGATTTGCTAACCCTGAAGAATTAATTTTAGATCTTAAGCAAGATGGCTTCAAGGTAGTGACAATTATTGACCCAGGGGTTAAGTACGAGCCAGAAGCAGATTATCAGGTTTTTGATGAGGGATTAAAAAACGACTATTTTATCCGCAAAACCAACGGTGAACTATTTCATGGCTATGTCTGGCCTGACAAAGCTGTCTTTCCTGATTTCCTCCGCCCTGAAGTCAGAGATTGGTGGGGAAGTTGGCAAAGCAACTTAACTGACATCGGTGTTGCCGGCATTTGGAACGACATGAATGAACCCGCCCTGGATGACCGTCCATTTGGCGACCCTGGTAACAAAATTTCGTTTCCCCTTGATACTCTCCAGGGGTCAACCAATGAGAAAGCCACCCATGCAGAAACTCATAATTTGTATGGGTTAAATATGGCACAAGCATCTTATCAAGGGACTCAAAAATCTCGTCCTACAGAACGCTCTTTTGTTCTGACACGGTCTGGATATGCTGGTATTCAACGCTGGTCGGCAGTATGGACAGGAGACAATCAATCTTTGTGGGAACATTTGGAAATGTCTCTATCGATGCTTTGTAACTTGGGTTTATCGGGTGTAGCCTTTGTGGGTAGTGATATTGGGGGGTTTGCAGGTAACGCCACAGCTGAATTATTTGCTCGGTGGATGCAAGTCGGAATGCTTTACCCGTTAATGCGCGGACACTCAGCATTAACTACAGCTCAGCATGAACCTTGGGTATTTGGCGATCGCATTGAAAAAATTTGCCGTGAGTATATCGAGCTTCGTTATCGACTACTACCTTACATTTACACTCTCTTTTGGTCAGCTGCAACCACAGGTTCGCCAATTCTATGTCCTTTACTTTATCATTTCCCCAACGACCCCAAGACTTTTACTCTTTCTGACCAAGTAATGCTCGGTTCCTCATTACTCGCAGCTCCAATTTACCGTCCAGGTGTTGAACACCGTGCTGTATACTTGCCTGAAGGTGACTGGTATGACTGGTGGAGTGGCGAAAAGTTTACAGGCCCAACTCATATCTTGGCTTATGCACCACTTGAGCGAATGCCGTTGTATGTATGTGGTGGCTCAATTATTCCTATGACACCAGTCATGCAATATGTAGACGAACGTCCTTTAGATCAAATGAGGTTACGGATTTGGATGGGTACAGGCGAGTTTACCTTGTATGAGGATGATGGTCATAGCTTTGAGTACAAAACGGGAGGCTTCTGCACAACAACTTACCGCGTTGACTCAATAGGACAACAAACTATAGTCGAAATTGGGGCAAGAGAAGGTAACTTTTCACCTTTAAGGCGTGAAGTTGTTGTAGAACTAGTAGGAGTTGGAGAACAGAGTTTTATTGATGATGGCGCTGCACATCAGTTGACGTTCTCAATTTAG
- a CDS encoding TonB-dependent receptor domain-containing protein encodes MRKLYLLGNSGLAVILAILINQQALAAKKEDGQILQLSDIQLTHTSVKEWLAQQQQSTILVTRIKLNQTASGLEVVLETSASDKLQVTTKIEGNSFIANIPNAQLRLASGDSFRQEKPVAGIIEVLATNQDANSILITVVGTTQAPKVELFDSDEGLVFGLTPTTPETQPSSADNQKPNEPDIELIVTAQKRPEDAQNVPISVTVIPRQEIEDAQIDSLIDIAKQTPNFNFLPTSSGGIEFSNYSLRGLNNQNFLTAQDSVAFYIDDVPIDYNGFLDLALLDLEQIEILRGPQSTLYGRNSSGGVVNIISRQATPEPEIRVSASYGRYNSREFQFSLNDALVDDKLSLRIAGAYKGQDGFIKNLATDNEIGERSRLAARSQLLWTPTPDWTVSFNSYNSFTDDGNPTYNRLNAPDPFEVNLQTEGYSKLDTNTQALKVGYNGEGFRATSITARRFTRQENVVPGSTGAIQIIDAIDSTLWTQELRFQSPETAERFQWLLGAYYESRDFNVDDAQTDFPGFGRFRRFGDDYRQTYAVFGQVDYQLIEPLTVFAGLRYESSDASSDSTYESINADGTRTPQRPEFQDEISNNELIPRFGLKYQFNPNLMGYATIGKGYRPGGLNYRANSEAELRFGEEKTWSYEVGLKSSWLDNRLIANLSVFHNDVNNYQVLQYDDSGFFGRVNNVDLEATGVEFELKAKPAKGFDVIASFGYVDSKYKNYFNSDTGVDLSNNQVPLSPQFTYNLAAQYRSQSGLFARAELRGYGITYFDDDNQIKQEPYALVNARIGYEAEKYGIYLYANNLFDTRYITSGYLFPVPDGTAGFGDPVTYGVQIKASF; translated from the coding sequence ATGAGGAAACTGTATCTACTGGGAAATTCAGGACTAGCTGTCATACTTGCCATACTTATAAATCAACAAGCTTTAGCTGCAAAAAAAGAAGATGGTCAAATTCTCCAACTTTCAGATATTCAACTGACTCATACAAGTGTGAAGGAATGGTTAGCTCAACAACAACAGTCTACTATTCTAGTAACAAGGATAAAGTTGAATCAAACGGCTAGTGGGTTAGAAGTTGTTTTAGAAACATCTGCATCTGACAAACTGCAAGTCACAACTAAAATAGAAGGTAATAGCTTTATTGCAAATATTCCCAATGCACAATTGCGTTTAGCAAGTGGTGATAGTTTCCGTCAAGAAAAGCCAGTTGCGGGAATTATCGAAGTATTGGCCACAAATCAGGATGCAAATAGTATCCTAATTACTGTAGTGGGAACAACACAGGCTCCAAAAGTCGAATTATTTGACAGCGATGAAGGTTTAGTTTTTGGGTTGACACCAACAACACCTGAAACTCAGCCATCATCAGCCGATAACCAAAAACCTAATGAACCAGATATTGAACTAATCGTTACCGCGCAAAAACGACCGGAAGACGCACAGAATGTACCCATTAGTGTGACGGTAATACCTCGTCAAGAAATAGAAGATGCTCAAATAGATTCTTTGATTGATATTGCCAAGCAAACGCCCAACTTTAACTTTCTTCCCACATCTTCCGGCGGTATCGAGTTTAGCAATTACAGTTTGCGGGGTTTGAACAATCAAAATTTCCTTACCGCTCAGGATAGTGTAGCCTTTTACATCGACGATGTTCCTATTGACTACAACGGCTTTTTAGACCTGGCTTTACTCGATTTAGAACAAATAGAAATCCTCAGAGGCCCGCAAAGTACGCTCTACGGTCGAAATAGTTCTGGTGGGGTCGTCAATATCATTTCTAGACAAGCAACTCCAGAACCAGAAATAAGAGTTAGTGCTAGTTACGGTAGATATAACAGCCGCGAATTTCAATTCTCTCTTAACGATGCTTTGGTTGACGATAAACTATCACTGCGAATTGCGGGAGCTTACAAAGGACAGGATGGATTTATTAAGAACCTAGCCACAGATAATGAAATAGGGGAGCGATCGCGTTTAGCTGCACGATCGCAACTTTTATGGACACCTACACCAGATTGGACAGTATCTTTTAATAGCTATAACAGCTTTACAGATGACGGCAATCCAACCTATAACAGGTTAAACGCTCCTGACCCATTCGAGGTTAATTTACAAACCGAAGGATACAGTAAGCTAGATACAAATACTCAAGCTCTCAAAGTCGGTTATAACGGTGAGGGTTTCCGAGCCACATCCATCACCGCACGTCGTTTTACCCGTCAAGAAAACGTTGTTCCGGGAAGCACAGGAGCGATACAAATTATTGATGCTATTGACTCCACATTATGGACGCAAGAATTGCGTTTCCAATCTCCAGAAACGGCAGAGCGTTTTCAATGGTTGTTAGGTGCTTACTACGAATCTCGTGACTTTAACGTTGATGATGCTCAAACTGACTTTCCTGGATTTGGACGATTTCGCCGTTTTGGAGACGATTATCGTCAAACCTATGCAGTATTTGGACAAGTAGATTATCAACTCATAGAGCCATTAACTGTATTTGCTGGTTTGCGTTACGAATCGAGTGATGCATCTTCAGATAGTACTTATGAATCTATAAACGCTGACGGAACTCGAACTCCCCAGCGTCCAGAATTTCAAGATGAAATCAGCAACAATGAATTGATTCCTCGCTTCGGTTTGAAATATCAATTCAATCCGAATTTAATGGGATACGCAACTATTGGCAAAGGTTATAGACCAGGTGGATTAAACTATCGCGCCAATAGCGAAGCAGAACTTCGATTTGGAGAAGAAAAAACCTGGAGTTATGAAGTCGGTTTGAAATCTTCTTGGCTAGATAATCGTTTAATTGCTAACCTATCAGTCTTTCATAACGATGTAAATAACTATCAAGTTTTGCAATATGACGATAGTGGTTTTTTTGGCAGAGTTAACAACGTTGACCTGGAAGCCACAGGAGTAGAATTTGAACTGAAAGCAAAACCAGCTAAAGGATTCGATGTAATTGCATCATTTGGTTATGTAGATAGTAAATACAAAAACTACTTTAATTCCGATACAGGTGTAGACCTCAGCAATAATCAAGTTCCCCTTTCACCGCAATTTACCTATAATTTAGCTGCTCAATATCGCAGTCAGTCCGGCTTATTTGCGCGTGCCGAATTACGCGGTTATGGCATTACTTATTTTGACGATGATAACCAAATCAAGCAAGAACCTTATGCTTTAGTAAATGCCCGCATTGGTTACGAAGCCGAGAAATATGGCATTTACCTATATGCAAATAATTTATTTGATACTCGCTACATCACCTCTGGATACTTATTTCCAGTACCAGACGGAACCGCAGGATTTGGCGATCCCGTGACCTACGGCGTGCAAATTAAAGCTAGTTTCTAA
- a CDS encoding MFS transporter, giving the protein MLTKLILLATLYTTQFIPTTFFIQTVPIFMRQQNMSLDAIGLLSFLILPSALKFLWSPFIDRYHLPKLGRYRGWIICFQFLLAIVTFGCGFIDIQENFNILVFCMFLAFLFSSSQDIATDALAVNLLEPREKGLGNAIQAGGNVFGAIIGGGGALILLDRIGWRYSLIIMSVVILLTLIPVLLHQEQVSQKSQKSNFFKSYFQPFINFLSRPQALPWLVVILLYMGGEMMSGTMLRPLFVDRGLSLSDIGLMLGIVSYSARIVSALLAGVWITHLGKLRSLALFGFAASIMTLLYIIPAIGIGSLPVLYAVSITVNAAQSMAYTALLSAMMDKCEPATAATDYTLQVSVVYLGGIAASVLSGAIANSTGYTFMFIISAALSLLSVLLITNLQASN; this is encoded by the coding sequence ATGCTTACTAAATTAATTTTACTCGCCACACTTTATACTACTCAATTTATTCCTACAACATTTTTTATCCAAACCGTACCTATTTTTATGCGGCAACAAAATATGTCGCTTGATGCTATCGGGTTGTTAAGTTTTCTTATTCTTCCCTCAGCGTTAAAATTTCTGTGGTCGCCTTTTATTGACCGCTACCATTTGCCAAAGTTAGGACGTTATCGCGGTTGGATTATCTGTTTTCAATTTTTGTTAGCAATTGTAACCTTTGGATGTGGATTTATTGATATTCAAGAGAATTTCAATATCTTAGTCTTTTGTATGTTTCTTGCTTTTTTGTTCTCCTCCAGCCAAGACATTGCCACTGATGCGTTAGCAGTAAATTTACTTGAACCGCGAGAAAAAGGATTAGGAAACGCTATTCAAGCTGGGGGAAATGTTTTTGGCGCTATTATTGGTGGAGGTGGAGCGCTGATTCTCCTAGATAGAATCGGCTGGCGGTATAGCTTGATAATCATGTCAGTTGTAATTTTACTGACTTTAATTCCAGTACTCTTGCATCAAGAACAAGTTAGTCAGAAATCTCAGAAATCGAACTTTTTTAAATCTTATTTTCAACCTTTTATCAACTTTCTCTCGCGTCCCCAAGCATTACCGTGGCTTGTTGTAATATTGCTATATATGGGAGGCGAAATGATGTCAGGTACAATGCTTCGTCCGCTTTTTGTAGATCGAGGCTTGTCGCTCTCAGATATTGGCTTAATGTTGGGTATTGTTAGTTACAGCGCCCGTATTGTTAGTGCTTTGCTTGCAGGAGTCTGGATTACTCACTTGGGAAAATTACGTTCTCTAGCTCTATTTGGTTTTGCCGCAAGTATAATGACGCTTTTGTATATCATACCTGCAATTGGTATCGGTAGTTTACCTGTGCTGTATGCTGTGAGTATCACAGTCAATGCAGCCCAAAGCATGGCATATACTGCGTTACTCAGTGCCATGATGGATAAATGCGAACCAGCAACAGCCGCTACTGACTATACGCTCCAAGTGTCAGTAGTATACCTGGGCGGAATTGCTGCTTCAGTTCTTAGCGGTGCGATCGCTAATTCCACGGGATATACATTTATGTTTATCATTAGTGCAGCATTGAGTTTATTGAGCGTATTATTAATAACCAACTTGCAGGCATCGAACTGA